A portion of the Pedobacter cryoconitis genome contains these proteins:
- a CDS encoding alpha-ketoglutarate-dependent dioxygenase AlkB family protein translates to MQQLIDADHHNILPSHGEALLFPDFFTTEESDTYFNHLKNDVSWIQAPIIQSGKKRLQPRLTAFSGDEHTECHTRGLTLKAKYWTVPLLNIKTKLEAKFETSFNECLLNYYRDGGDYMGWHRDNAHALGEYPVIVRVSFGATRIFQFRDYKEKVPVVSLELEHGGVLLVKKQTQEFWEQRLPKTTLAAGPRINLTFRLTLKKGFSGHL, encoded by the coding sequence ATGCAACAGCTGATTGACGCAGATCACCACAACATCCTCCCATCACATGGCGAGGCATTGTTATTCCCTGATTTCTTTACCACAGAAGAGAGTGATACTTATTTTAATCATCTAAAAAATGATGTTTCCTGGATACAGGCACCCATTATTCAATCTGGCAAAAAGAGATTGCAACCTCGTTTGACGGCTTTTTCAGGAGATGAACACACGGAATGTCATACTAGAGGTTTAACGCTGAAAGCCAAATACTGGACCGTCCCTTTGTTAAATATTAAAACAAAACTCGAAGCTAAATTTGAGACTTCATTTAATGAATGTTTACTTAATTATTATCGGGATGGGGGAGATTATATGGGATGGCACCGGGATAATGCACACGCATTAGGCGAATACCCTGTCATTGTCAGGGTGAGTTTTGGGGCAACAAGAATTTTTCAGTTCAGAGATTATAAGGAAAAAGTACCTGTAGTCTCCTTAGAGCTTGAGCATGGGGGTGTCTTGCTTGTGAAAAAACAAACACAAGAATTTTGGGAACAGCGTTTACCAAAAACTACACTCGCTGCAGGACCGAGAATTAACCTAACTTTCAGATTGACCCTGAAAAAAGGATTTTCTGGCCATCTTTGA
- the tatA gene encoding twin-arginine translocase TatA/TatE family subunit has product MLQHPILAALGTPEILVILVVVLLLFGGKKIPELMKGLGQGVKEFKDSQKGNE; this is encoded by the coding sequence ATGCTTCAGCACCCTATTTTAGCCGCATTGGGCACACCAGAAATCCTTGTTATCCTGGTTGTTGTTTTACTCCTTTTTGGAGGCAAAAAAATTCCTGAACTGATGAAAGGCCTGGGCCAGGGCGTCAAAGAGTTTAAAGACAGTCAAAAAGGGAATGAATGA
- a CDS encoding response regulator transcription factor — MSLDLDSYLCSSTNPEQQMFNIGLAEDDVKIASLVKTGLEEHNYNVTTIPDGIMALYTFQEEKFDLLILDVMMPGMNGIEVCRQIRQTNKEVPILMLTALGSIDDKVLGLNSGADDYLVKPFHFKELLARIEAMLRRQQTVQSQLKHTLGFEDILMDTYSKTVQRAGKDITLTAKEFTLLELFLKNPNRLLSRQYIAENAWDISFDTGTNVIDVYVNFLRNKIEKGFDRKIIHTKIGMGYIMK, encoded by the coding sequence ATGAGTTTGGATTTAGATAGTTATCTTTGCAGCTCAACAAACCCCGAGCAGCAAATGTTTAATATCGGATTAGCAGAAGATGATGTAAAAATCGCCAGCCTGGTTAAAACCGGATTGGAAGAACATAATTATAATGTCACTACTATCCCTGATGGCATAATGGCCCTTTATACCTTTCAGGAAGAGAAATTCGATCTGCTGATCCTGGACGTCATGATGCCCGGAATGAACGGGATTGAAGTTTGCCGCCAAATCAGACAAACCAATAAAGAAGTTCCGATCCTGATGTTAACGGCATTAGGTTCCATTGACGATAAAGTACTGGGGCTCAACTCCGGTGCTGATGATTACCTGGTTAAACCTTTCCACTTCAAAGAGTTACTAGCCCGTATTGAGGCTATGCTCAGAAGACAACAAACCGTACAAAGCCAACTTAAACATACCCTTGGTTTTGAGGATATCCTGATGGATACCTATTCCAAAACTGTTCAGCGCGCAGGTAAAGACATTACACTTACCGCGAAAGAATTCACGCTGCTTGAGCTCTTCCTTAAAAACCCAAACCGCCTTTTATCCAGACAATATATTGCTGAGAATGCCTGGGATATTAGTTTTGATACCGGCACCAATGTAATTGATGTTTATGTAAACTTCCTGCGCAATAAGATCGAAAAGGGATTTGACAGGAAAATAATCCATACAAAAATTGGTATGGGTTATATCATGAAATAA
- a CDS encoding DoxX family protein: MNRLFNTNYNHRGLDFVLLILRISIAGLMLSHGIPKLEMLLAGGEIKFMDPIGLGDTATLALAVFAEVICSVLILLGLAVRLAVLPLMITMLIAIFVAHGDEGLSEKELAIHYLLTYIVLLFAGGGRLSIDSLISQKSAKSRRGY; this comes from the coding sequence ATGAACAGACTATTCAACACTAATTACAATCATAGAGGCCTTGATTTTGTTTTGCTGATCTTAAGAATTAGTATCGCGGGCCTGATGCTTTCTCATGGAATACCTAAACTTGAAATGCTGCTTGCTGGTGGTGAAATCAAATTTATGGATCCTATTGGCCTTGGTGATACTGCAACTTTAGCCTTAGCTGTTTTTGCAGAAGTAATCTGTTCTGTATTGATTCTTCTGGGGTTGGCTGTACGTTTAGCTGTCTTGCCGTTAATGATCACTATGCTGATTGCTATTTTTGTTGCCCATGGTGATGAAGGATTGAGTGAAAAAGAATTGGCTATTCATTATCTATTGACTTATATCGTGTTGCTATTTGCTGGTGGCGGAAGATTAAGCATCGATAGCCTGATCAGCCAGAAATCTGCCAAATCAAGAAGAGGTTACTAG
- a CDS encoding TetR/AcrR family transcriptional regulator — MGIVERKMRHKEEIRTGILGAAWHMVVTDGWQSLSIRKIADAIEYSIPVIYNHFENKEAILLEFSKEGYQKLALALQEARNSAALPADQLEVMAIAYWDFAFGNKEYYQLMFGLGIPACEMVNQITEIKEMTSILVSTIREALIQAKNEEADYFLKYHGYWSILHGLVSIQMIENSGKTDAFKKMILKDAISGFCRSLAL, encoded by the coding sequence ATGGGAATAGTGGAACGCAAAATGCGTCATAAAGAAGAAATCCGTACTGGAATTCTGGGGGCAGCATGGCATATGGTAGTAACTGATGGCTGGCAATCACTTTCCATCCGGAAGATCGCTGATGCCATAGAATACAGTATTCCGGTTATCTACAATCACTTTGAAAATAAGGAAGCAATACTACTTGAATTCTCCAAAGAAGGTTATCAGAAATTGGCTTTAGCCTTACAGGAAGCGAGAAATTCAGCGGCTTTACCTGCAGATCAGCTCGAAGTGATGGCAATTGCCTATTGGGATTTTGCCTTTGGCAACAAAGAATACTATCAATTGATGTTTGGTCTGGGCATTCCAGCTTGTGAAATGGTCAATCAGATCACAGAAATTAAAGAAATGACCAGTATTCTGGTTTCTACGATACGGGAAGCTTTGATACAGGCCAAAAATGAAGAAGCAGATTATTTTTTAAAGTATCATGGCTATTGGTCGATACTTCATGGTCTTGTTTCTATACAAATGATCGAAAACAGTGGCAAAACCGATGCCTTTAAAAAAATGATTTTAAAAGATGCCATTAGTGGGTTCTGTAGATCTCTGGCATTATAA
- a CDS encoding KTSC domain-containing protein: protein MKKIVDYRKLLGVQKDAELKELKTIYRNLMKEYHPDKFQESDEAKLAAETKSKEIIEAYHFLVSIAPETLAGSIEEYTSTITSCGIADYNWAGLVLTVHFLDGSGYEYFEVPKAIYVKLVNADSPGRFARRHIFNSFPYRNIVKLETA from the coding sequence ATGAAGAAGATTGTCGATTACAGAAAATTGTTAGGCGTTCAAAAAGATGCCGAGCTGAAAGAGCTTAAAACCATTTACAGAAATTTAATGAAGGAATATCATCCTGATAAATTTCAAGAAAGTGATGAAGCTAAATTAGCTGCTGAAACAAAAAGTAAAGAAATTATTGAAGCTTATCATTTCCTGGTTAGCATTGCTCCTGAAACACTTGCTGGCTCAATTGAAGAGTATACAAGTACAATCACTTCATGTGGTATTGCTGATTATAACTGGGCTGGCCTGGTACTTACCGTTCATTTCCTTGATGGAAGCGGATACGAGTATTTTGAAGTTCCAAAAGCAATTTATGTGAAATTGGTCAATGCAGATTCTCCAGGAAGATTTGCACGTCGCCATATTTTCAATTCTTTTCCTTACAGAAACATAGTAAAATTAGAAACAGCATAA
- a CDS encoding efflux RND transporter periplasmic adaptor subunit — protein MQTQIKKFTRLTIGVIAAFVFLQSCTEHVKEPPKDEKFAITDSLINRLLIDTVRNPNSETDLSFSAKIAPNDETTAKIFPMVSGNVRSVPVKLGDRVSKGQVLATMGSAEMAGFDKEAISSSAELRNAARSMKLAEDLYKSGLSSARDLEEAKNNYLVKQAEEKRSKAVLNLNGGSTNGTYTLKSPISGFVIEKNVNSNMQLRPDNSQSLFTVADLSTVWALINIYESDIASIKEGDEVKISILSYPDKVFTGKIDKIYNILDEDSKVMHARVSIPNPGYLLKPGMMATVQIASKSDVNLPSINANNIIFDENKNYVLVLDKVKKVRIQQVEIGRKSGDKAYISKGLQPGDRIVASKQVFLYESLKD, from the coding sequence ATGCAAACCCAAATCAAAAAATTTACCAGGCTGACAATTGGTGTAATAGCCGCTTTTGTATTTTTACAAAGCTGTACAGAACACGTTAAAGAACCGCCTAAAGATGAAAAATTCGCCATTACTGATTCTCTGATCAACAGGTTACTGATTGATACAGTTAGAAATCCAAATAGCGAAACCGACTTGAGCTTCTCTGCCAAGATAGCTCCCAATGATGAAACCACAGCGAAAATATTCCCGATGGTAAGTGGTAATGTACGTTCAGTTCCAGTTAAACTCGGAGACCGGGTGAGTAAAGGACAAGTATTAGCCACCATGGGAAGTGCTGAAATGGCCGGATTTGATAAAGAAGCGATCAGCTCTTCTGCCGAGCTGAGAAACGCTGCAAGAAGCATGAAACTTGCTGAAGATTTATATAAAAGCGGCTTATCCTCTGCCAGAGATTTAGAAGAAGCAAAAAACAATTACCTGGTTAAACAAGCAGAAGAAAAACGTAGTAAAGCCGTGTTGAATCTGAATGGTGGAAGTACCAATGGGACTTATACTTTAAAATCACCAATCTCAGGATTTGTCATTGAGAAAAATGTAAACAGCAATATGCAGCTCAGACCTGACAATAGCCAGAGCTTGTTTACCGTAGCCGATTTATCGACTGTATGGGCACTGATTAATATCTATGAATCTGATATTGCCAGTATTAAAGAAGGTGATGAGGTGAAAATTTCTATCCTCTCCTATCCTGACAAAGTTTTCACAGGAAAGATTGATAAGATTTATAACATCCTGGATGAAGACAGTAAAGTGATGCATGCCAGAGTAAGTATCCCGAATCCAGGATATTTATTAAAACCAGGGATGATGGCCACCGTACAAATCGCTTCAAAATCTGATGTGAATCTGCCATCCATTAATGCAAACAACATCATTTTTGACGAGAATAAAAATTATGTCCTGGTATTGGATAAGGTAAAAAAAGTACGTATACAACAAGTAGAAATAGGGAGGAAATCGGGAGATAAGGCCTATATCAGTAAAGGACTACAACCAGGTGACCGTATTGTTGCCTCCAAACAGGTATTCCTTTATGAAAGCCTTAAAGACTAA
- a CDS encoding PDDEXK nuclease domain-containing protein has translation MNNYIDEIKLILSKARQKAYTAVNKAMVDAYWLIGKRIVEQEQHGEEKAVYGEAILKELSKALTFEFGKGFSYANLRNFRQFYLIYPENEICYTLCSNLTWSHNRLIMRIENRDARTYYLNEASEQGWSVRTLERNINTFYYQRLLSSDNKPEKSGKSQQLQKQSPEDFIKDPFIFEFLNIQQSTSVNESEIEAALIENLQQFLLELGKGFTFAGRQFRIGTETEHFYVDLVFYNYLLKCFVLIDLKTCKLTHQHVGQMDMYRRMFDDLKKPEGDNPTIGIIHCTEKSETVVKYSVINDNPRLFATKYMRYLPTEEELIAEVEREKVKLNLFNSDEEVD, from the coding sequence ATGAATAATTATATAGACGAAATCAAGTTAATCTTAAGTAAGGCAAGGCAGAAAGCTTATACAGCTGTGAATAAAGCGATGGTAGATGCATACTGGCTAATAGGTAAACGTATTGTAGAACAAGAGCAACACGGAGAAGAAAAAGCTGTTTATGGAGAAGCGATATTGAAAGAACTTTCTAAGGCTTTGACTTTTGAATTTGGGAAAGGATTTTCATATGCGAACCTTCGTAATTTCCGGCAATTTTATCTTATTTATCCTGAAAATGAGATTTGCTACACACTGTGTAGCAATTTGACATGGAGTCATAACAGGCTTATTATGAGGATTGAAAATAGGGATGCAAGAACTTATTATTTAAATGAAGCGTCAGAGCAAGGTTGGAGTGTTCGTACTCTTGAACGCAATATTAATACATTCTATTATCAAAGACTTTTGTCGTCCGATAATAAGCCTGAGAAATCAGGAAAAAGCCAGCAGTTGCAAAAACAAAGTCCGGAAGATTTTATTAAAGATCCATTTATCTTTGAGTTTTTAAATATTCAACAGTCAACTAGTGTCAATGAGTCAGAAATTGAAGCTGCTTTAATTGAAAATCTTCAGCAATTTTTATTGGAATTAGGAAAAGGTTTTACTTTTGCTGGACGGCAATTTAGGATTGGTACAGAAACCGAACATTTTTATGTTGACCTGGTTTTTTATAATTATCTGCTGAAGTGTTTTGTCTTGATTGATTTGAAAACTTGTAAACTTACGCACCAGCACGTTGGTCAAATGGATATGTATCGTCGTATGTTTGATGATTTAAAGAAGCCAGAAGGCGATAATCCAACAATTGGTATCATTCATTGCACGGAAAAAAGTGAGACGGTGGTTAAATATTCAGTAATTAATGATAACCCGCGACTTTTTGCAACCAAGTATATGAGGTATCTCCCAACAGAAGAAGAGTTGATTGCAGAGGTTGAGCGTGAAAAAGTGAAATTAAATCTGTTTAACAGTGATGAAGAAGTGGATTAA
- a CDS encoding sensor histidine kinase, protein MKIKDRLALYFTLISTITLLCVLSVTYFTFKKVMESEFFDRLTDRTMVTAKLYLEADEISDEALNKVRTQYLEKLNGEVIRIYNERNSATFIGDDQQFWSSHTIDRVRELGKVRFKEGERQVVGIFYKDNQGDFVILASAIDQSTTLRIHKLLKVMIGVFIIIFLGLLLSGRWIAKRILAPLDVFIGQVKLIKSNNLHFRVAEGTNKDEITLLAQNFNNLMEHLEHSFILQKTFVANASHELRTPVTRMIIGAEIALSKDRQKQDYEKALHSVLEDAEKLENIITALFNLAQADLEYSSSLAEKIRMDELIWQLQAEWNKRKGPNKLLVEMTNLPMTDDTPLILTANSTLLQIALDNIISNAFKFSDDQQVSCHLDISPAGMTLTISDHGGGIAEDKLKEIFKPFYSSSHKVEHAGNGMGLYMAHKIITLFNGKITVTSSNAIGTTFQIEFHSF, encoded by the coding sequence ATGAAGATTAAAGACCGCCTGGCTCTATATTTTACACTGATCAGTACAATTACACTGCTTTGCGTATTATCAGTGACGTATTTCACCTTTAAAAAAGTGATGGAGTCAGAGTTTTTTGACCGCCTGACCGACCGGACTATGGTAACGGCCAAACTCTACCTGGAAGCAGATGAAATTTCGGATGAAGCTTTAAATAAAGTAAGAACACAGTATCTGGAAAAGCTGAACGGAGAAGTCATCCGCATTTATAACGAGCGCAATAGTGCCACTTTTATTGGCGATGATCAGCAATTCTGGAGCAGTCATACTATTGACAGGGTAAGAGAATTAGGAAAAGTCCGTTTCAAAGAAGGAGAAAGACAGGTAGTCGGGATTTTCTATAAAGACAATCAGGGTGATTTTGTGATCCTTGCTTCTGCAATAGATCAAAGTACAACGCTAAGAATCCACAAACTATTAAAAGTAATGATTGGCGTGTTCATCATTATCTTTCTTGGCTTGCTGCTTTCCGGCAGATGGATCGCCAAAAGAATATTAGCCCCGCTTGATGTATTCATCGGCCAGGTCAAATTAATCAAGTCGAATAACCTCCATTTCAGGGTAGCAGAAGGGACCAATAAAGACGAGATTACTTTACTGGCACAGAATTTCAACAACCTGATGGAGCATCTGGAACACTCTTTTATTTTGCAAAAGACATTTGTTGCCAATGCCTCTCACGAACTGCGGACCCCGGTTACCCGGATGATTATCGGAGCTGAGATTGCGCTTTCCAAAGACCGCCAGAAACAAGATTATGAAAAAGCACTGCACTCGGTACTGGAAGATGCTGAAAAATTAGAAAATATCATTACCGCGCTGTTTAATCTCGCACAGGCCGATCTGGAATACAGCTCTTCACTCGCCGAGAAAATCCGTATGGATGAACTGATCTGGCAATTGCAAGCAGAATGGAACAAGCGTAAAGGCCCAAACAAACTTCTGGTGGAAATGACAAATCTCCCGATGACAGACGATACCCCTTTAATCCTTACCGCAAATTCTACCTTACTACAAATCGCACTCGACAATATCATCAGCAATGCGTTCAAATTTTCAGATGACCAGCAAGTTAGCTGCCATCTGGATATTTCACCTGCCGGAATGACTTTGACCATCAGTGATCACGGTGGGGGCATAGCTGAAGATAAATTGAAGGAAATCTTCAAACCCTTTTACAGTTCTTCTCATAAAGTAGAACATGCAGGCAATGGAATGGGCTTATATATGGCACACAAAATCATCACACTTTTTAACGGAAAAATCACAGTAACGTCATCTAATGCTATCGGTACTACTTTCCAGATTGAATTTCATTCATTTTAA
- a CDS encoding TolC family protein, whose product MTSNFLKNQLLIFGFALLGFSGNAAAQATDTLKISLPEAEKLFVQNNYQLIAQNYQTDQARAEIITAKLFDNPELNVETQLYNSKTKRFFETSKTNGEYQASISQLVKLAGKRNKNIQLAKSGVKLAEYQYFDLMRTLRFNLRANFYKTYYAQQSAKLYQQQIGSLQKLLSASEQQLKMGNIAMKDIIRIKSLVYSLQTEYNNLENSIEDMETDLKLMTNLKPDANLELTVDPSEEQAYQLDKAVYTNLLDSARTNRADLKMTQTGIDYAQKALSVQKANAVPDVQFSLTYDLQGSYPNNYTGLGMHIPLPLFNRNQGEIKKAKIAIDAGKNQLNQQESALQNEVFNSYKSALRTESLYKGFDKNFSSDFDKLIGEVIKNFKSRNLSLLEFMDFYDSYKESTLQMNDLKYQRMNAKEEINYVTGTTIFK is encoded by the coding sequence ATGACCTCTAACTTCCTGAAAAATCAACTGTTAATCTTCGGCTTCGCTCTGCTAGGCTTCTCCGGAAATGCAGCAGCTCAGGCAACTGATACGCTCAAAATCAGTCTGCCCGAAGCAGAAAAGCTATTCGTACAGAACAATTATCAATTAATCGCCCAAAACTATCAGACCGATCAGGCCAGGGCAGAAATCATTACGGCCAAATTATTTGACAACCCGGAACTTAATGTAGAAACCCAGTTGTACAATTCCAAAACCAAAAGATTCTTCGAAACATCTAAAACAAACGGAGAATATCAGGCCTCCATTTCTCAGCTGGTTAAACTTGCCGGAAAAAGAAATAAAAACATTCAGCTCGCTAAATCAGGCGTAAAATTAGCAGAATACCAATATTTCGACCTCATGCGTACATTAAGATTTAACCTGCGGGCTAACTTCTACAAAACTTATTACGCACAGCAATCTGCAAAGCTTTATCAACAACAAATTGGCTCTTTGCAAAAATTGCTTTCTGCCTCAGAGCAGCAATTGAAAATGGGAAATATCGCAATGAAAGATATTATCCGGATCAAATCACTCGTATATAGTTTGCAAACAGAATATAATAACCTGGAAAACAGCATTGAGGATATGGAAACAGACCTTAAATTGATGACCAACCTTAAACCCGATGCGAATCTTGAGCTGACTGTAGATCCTTCAGAAGAACAAGCTTATCAATTGGATAAAGCAGTTTATACCAACCTGCTGGATTCTGCCCGTACTAACCGTGCAGACTTGAAAATGACGCAAACCGGAATTGATTACGCACAAAAAGCACTCAGCGTACAAAAAGCAAATGCTGTACCTGACGTACAATTCTCTTTAACCTACGATTTACAAGGAAGTTACCCAAATAATTATACCGGATTAGGGATGCATATCCCACTTCCTTTATTCAACAGAAATCAAGGAGAAATTAAAAAAGCGAAAATTGCTATTGATGCTGGGAAAAACCAATTGAATCAGCAAGAGTCTGCTTTACAAAATGAAGTCTTCAATAGCTATAAATCAGCTTTAAGAACAGAGAGTCTGTATAAAGGTTTCGATAAAAACTTTAGCAGTGACTTTGATAAACTGATTGGCGAGGTAATTAAAAACTTCAAAAGCAGAAACCTGAGTCTGCTGGAATTTATGGATTTCTATGACTCTTACAAAGAAAGCACCCTGCAAATGAATGACCTGAAATATCAGCGAATGAATGCGAAGGAAGAAATCAATTATGTAACTGGTACTACAATTTTCAAATAA